In the Muricauda sp. MAR_2010_75 genome, one interval contains:
- a CDS encoding fumarylacetoacetate hydrolase family protein, with product MKVYRTSKGIVLQAEGKYYLSDASWDEFINDDSLFQKCKSIVSQNQPIENGPELISDHLLKPIENQEIWATGVTYFNSKMGRQEEAKEAGGSDFYERVYNAERPELFFKSTAARAVGHLEKVAIRDDSTWDVPEPELTLCITSSGKIVGYTIGNDMSSRSIEGENPLYLPQAKNYDRSAAIGPCILVTDGPFPQDAKIYLDIVRNGEKVFSGEIGIDQIVRKFEDIVKYLYKHTTYPYGCFLMTGTGIVPGTDFTLAQNDEINITIDNIGTLTNTIG from the coding sequence ATGAAAGTTTATCGAACATCAAAAGGGATTGTACTTCAAGCAGAAGGAAAATACTACTTGAGTGACGCAAGTTGGGATGAATTCATCAATGATGATTCTCTTTTTCAGAAGTGCAAATCCATAGTTAGTCAAAATCAACCCATTGAAAATGGTCCAGAATTGATTTCCGATCATTTGTTGAAACCTATCGAGAATCAGGAGATTTGGGCAACGGGCGTTACGTATTTCAACAGCAAAATGGGGCGTCAGGAGGAAGCCAAGGAAGCTGGCGGTAGCGATTTCTACGAACGTGTGTACAATGCAGAACGACCAGAGTTGTTCTTCAAATCCACAGCAGCAAGGGCCGTTGGTCATTTAGAGAAAGTAGCTATTCGGGACGACTCCACTTGGGACGTGCCAGAACCTGAGCTTACACTGTGCATTACTTCGTCTGGAAAGATTGTGGGGTATACCATAGGCAACGACATGAGCAGCAGAAGTATTGAAGGAGAAAACCCTTTATATCTTCCTCAGGCGAAAAATTATGACCGAAGTGCCGCTATTGGTCCCTGTATTCTGGTTACCGACGGTCCTTTTCCACAAGATGCCAAGATCTATTTGGATATCGTGCGAAATGGAGAAAAGGTTTTTTCAGGTGAAATTGGAATAGATCAAATAGTGCGCAAGTTTGAGGATATTGTTAAGTATCTTTACAAACATACTACCTATCCTTACGGATGTTTTTTAATGACAGGAACTGGTATCGTGCCTGGAACGGATTTTACGTTGGCACAGAATGATGAAATCAATATTACCATTGATAATATAGGAACATTAACAAACACAATCGGATAA
- a CDS encoding GntP family permease — translation MLVVYLLLSIALIIFMINYLRLHPFLALFMVAVFFGFAAGMDYSLILDTINDGFGGTLGKIGLVIIFGVIIGAFLENTGGAYALAEAVIKIVGKKRVAAAMGILGYFVSIPVYADSGFILLSPLNKSLSKKAGISLAGSAVALAMGLTVTHNLVPPTPGPIAAAGILNADLGLVLALAIPISILALVMALVFATKFAAKTYIEPNPDISQESIDLKMKTAPSAFKASLPIVVPIILIMINSRMKTIDAQEIADWQSFLQFLGEPVIALVIGMFLAFSLPKKLKKELISTEGWVGKALKESANILLITGAGGVFGKMLQNSGIADVMGEALSDLNLSFFLPFLIASAIKLAQGSSTVALITTASIMLPMMPSLGMESEMDKALLVVSIGAGSMVVSHANDSFFWVMTQMSGMNVSQGYKFQSLGTLVVGLTSIIAILIISLFVN, via the coding sequence ATGTTAGTTGTTTATTTACTGTTGAGTATTGCTCTTATCATTTTTATGATCAATTATTTGCGGCTTCATCCTTTTTTGGCCCTTTTTATGGTAGCTGTGTTTTTCGGCTTTGCAGCCGGAATGGATTATAGCCTTATTTTGGATACGATCAATGATGGTTTTGGAGGAACTCTTGGAAAGATTGGTTTGGTTATCATATTTGGGGTGATCATTGGAGCTTTTTTGGAAAATACAGGAGGTGCTTATGCCCTCGCAGAAGCGGTCATAAAAATTGTAGGGAAAAAGCGGGTTGCTGCTGCTATGGGAATCTTGGGATATTTTGTATCCATTCCGGTTTATGCAGATAGCGGTTTCATTTTACTTTCCCCATTGAACAAGAGTTTGTCCAAAAAAGCAGGAATCAGTTTGGCGGGTTCAGCTGTTGCATTGGCCATGGGGTTAACGGTAACTCATAATTTGGTGCCTCCAACACCTGGTCCCATTGCTGCAGCGGGTATTTTAAATGCTGATTTAGGTTTGGTTTTGGCCTTGGCCATTCCAATTAGTATATTGGCGTTGGTCATGGCATTGGTTTTTGCCACCAAGTTTGCCGCTAAAACCTATATTGAGCCGAACCCTGATATTTCTCAGGAAAGCATAGACCTTAAAATGAAAACGGCACCGTCCGCTTTTAAAGCATCTTTGCCCATTGTGGTACCCATCATCTTGATTATGATCAATTCAAGAATGAAAACCATTGATGCTCAGGAAATTGCTGATTGGCAATCCTTTCTTCAATTTTTGGGAGAACCGGTAATTGCCTTGGTCATTGGTATGTTTTTGGCTTTTTCACTACCCAAAAAGCTAAAAAAAGAATTAATATCTACAGAGGGGTGGGTTGGCAAGGCCCTAAAAGAATCGGCCAATATTTTGTTGATAACAGGTGCAGGAGGTGTTTTTGGGAAGATGCTCCAAAATTCAGGCATTGCCGATGTAATGGGAGAAGCTTTGAGTGACCTGAACCTTAGCTTTTTCCTGCCTTTTTTGATAGCCTCGGCTATAAAATTGGCCCAAGGCTCCTCTACGGTAGCTTTGATTACCACAGCGTCCATTATGCTACCCATGATGCCAAGTTTGGGTATGGAAAGTGAAATGGACAAAGCTTTGTTGGTAGTCTCTATTGGTGCGGGATCCATGGTGGTCTCCCATGCCAATGACAGTTTTTTCTGGGTAATGACCCAAATGAGTGGAATGAATGTCAGCCAGGGGTACAAGTTTCAAAGTTTAGGAACCTTGGTCGTTGGTCTGACCTCGATAATTGCAATATTAATCATAAGTCTATTTGTAAATTAA
- a CDS encoding aldehyde dehydrogenase (NADP(+)): MQLQGKNYLGNEKSALGANNFYGINPSTGENLETAFTEAIEEEINIAVEKAEKAFKVYKNKSGAEKAAFLDAIADEILALGDPLVQRACAETGLPEGRITGERGRTMGQMKLFATVLREGSWVDARIDEAIPDRQPLPRVDIRSMLRPLGPVAVFGASNFPLAFSVAGGDTASALAAGCPVVVKAHPAHPGTCELVAEAIIAAAKKTGMPDGVFSMVHGISHEVGMGLVGHSGIHAVGFTGSLGGGRALFDAASRRVNPIPVYAEMGSTNPVFILPGAMAEKGEELSQQLHGSFTLGVGQFCTNPGVVIAHESEETKAFKTSLTSLVAESNSSAMLTSGIHNAFDGGVKELSSQQGVEFLAKGADAGGNHGNANLFATEGKNFLSNTLLEEEVFGPSTLLVNTSDNNEMLEIARNLHGHLTATIHGTEEDLLNNKELIDILEEKVGRLLINGFPTGVEVCHAMVHGGPYPATTDSRSTSVGTKAIERFARQVCYQNFPDALLPDELKQENPLQIMRLVNGEKKR, translated from the coding sequence ATGCAATTACAAGGCAAGAATTACCTAGGAAATGAGAAATCGGCCTTAGGGGCCAACAATTTTTATGGAATTAACCCTAGTACCGGGGAAAATCTGGAAACAGCCTTCACAGAGGCTATTGAAGAAGAAATAAATATAGCCGTTGAAAAGGCCGAGAAGGCCTTCAAGGTCTATAAAAATAAATCAGGGGCAGAAAAAGCAGCCTTTTTGGATGCCATAGCTGACGAAATATTGGCCCTTGGTGACCCCTTGGTACAACGCGCCTGCGCAGAAACTGGACTCCCAGAAGGAAGAATTACGGGAGAAAGAGGCAGGACCATGGGGCAAATGAAACTGTTCGCTACCGTTTTACGTGAAGGATCGTGGGTCGATGCAAGAATTGATGAGGCCATCCCAGACAGGCAGCCCTTACCGCGAGTGGATATCCGAAGTATGTTGCGCCCATTGGGCCCAGTAGCTGTATTTGGTGCAAGTAACTTCCCATTGGCATTTTCAGTGGCAGGTGGTGACACCGCCAGTGCATTGGCAGCTGGTTGTCCAGTGGTGGTAAAAGCGCACCCAGCGCACCCCGGAACTTGCGAATTGGTGGCTGAAGCTATCATTGCAGCAGCTAAAAAGACAGGAATGCCTGATGGTGTTTTTTCCATGGTACATGGTATCTCCCATGAAGTGGGAATGGGCTTGGTAGGCCATAGTGGTATCCACGCGGTCGGCTTTACCGGTTCCCTTGGTGGAGGTAGAGCATTGTTTGATGCAGCTTCTAGACGTGTGAATCCAATTCCCGTTTATGCAGAAATGGGAAGTACCAATCCTGTGTTTATTTTACCGGGAGCCATGGCCGAAAAAGGCGAAGAACTTAGTCAACAACTTCATGGTTCCTTCACATTGGGTGTTGGACAGTTTTGTACCAACCCCGGAGTGGTCATTGCCCATGAATCTGAAGAAACCAAGGCTTTTAAGACCTCATTGACCAGTTTGGTGGCAGAATCCAATTCATCAGCGATGCTTACGTCTGGAATTCACAATGCTTTTGATGGTGGCGTAAAAGAACTGTCGTCACAGCAGGGAGTTGAATTCTTGGCAAAAGGTGCCGATGCGGGAGGAAATCATGGAAATGCCAATTTGTTTGCCACGGAGGGCAAAAACTTCTTGTCCAATACGCTGTTGGAAGAAGAGGTTTTTGGTCCATCAACCTTATTGGTGAATACTTCGGATAACAATGAAATGCTCGAAATAGCCCGGAACCTTCATGGCCATTTAACGGCAACCATTCATGGTACCGAGGAAGATCTATTGAACAACAAGGAGCTTATCGATATTTTAGAGGAAAAAGTGGGACGTTTGTTGATCAATGGATTCCCAACAGGGGTTGAAGTATGTCATGCCATGGTTCATGGTGGTCCTTATCCCGCTACAACAGACTCAAGGTCCACCTCTGTGGGAACAAAGGCCATTGAGCGTTTTGCGCGACAAGTTTGCTACCAAAACTTTCCAGATGCCCTTTTGCCCGATGAATTAAAACAAGAAAATCCATTGCAGATCATGCGATTGGTCAACGGGGAGAAAAAGAGATAA